The genomic stretch GTCATGCTGGGCTTCCTGTGGATGCAGTCGGGCTTCCTCGGCCACGACTCGGGCCACTACGTGGTGATGCGGACGGGGCCCCTGAACCGCGCCGTGCAGCTGGTGGCCGGCAACTGCGTCGCCGGCATCAGCATCGGGTGGTGGAAGCGCAACCACAACGCGCACCACATCGCGTGCAACAGCCTCGACCACGACCCGGACGTGCAGCACATGCCGCTCTTCGCCGTCTCGCCGCGCCTCTTCGCGTCCCTCACCTCCGCCTTCTACCGCCGCGCCATGCGCTTCGACGCCGCCGCGCGCCTCCTCGTCAGCTACCAGCACTGGACCTTCTACCCGGTCATGTGCGTGGCGCGCGTCAACCTCTTCGCgcagtcgctgctgctgctgctggttgtTTCCGACGCCGACGCCCGGGTGCCGGGGCGGCTCATGGAGCTCGCGGGCGTCGCCGTGTTCTGGGTGTGGTACCCGTGGCTGGTGTCCCGGCTGCCCGGCGGCGCCACCGAGCGCGCCGCCTTCGTGCTGCTGAGCTTCGCCGTCACGGGGATCCAGCACGTGCAGTTCTGCCTGAACCACTTCTCGGCGGGGACGTACGTGGGGCGGCCCCGCGGCGACGACTGGTTCCAGAAGCAGACGCGGGGCACGCTGGACGTGGCGTGCCCGCCGTGGATGGACTGGTTCCACGGCGGGCTGCAGTTCCAGGTGGAGCACCACCTGTTCCCGCGCCTGCCGCGCTGCCACCTCCGCCGCGTGGCGCCCATGGTGCGCGACCTCTGCCGCAAGCACGGACTGCCCTACCAGCGCTGCGGCTTCTGGGAGGCCAACGCGCGCACGCTGCGCGATGCCGCCATGCAGGCGCGCGAGGtcaccgccgccggcggcggcggtggctcgGGGCCCAAGCCCAAGAACCTCGTATGGGAGGCCGTCAACACCCATGGctgatttattttattattttagatGTGGATGCAGTTAGTCCATTGCGTACTTAGATGAGATTGGATGCAAACATGAAAGAAGAAACACCATTATTGTTGAGTTTGATCGGGCAGGCATGCATGAATGAATCGATTTGGAGCAGGTACAATACAATTGTATTGGGTTGGCGTTTCTTGAGTGGTATAGCTTTCCTTCCGCCTTTGCCTTTCCAACAGCTTGTGATTGGTGCAAACTGGAAAGCCCATGCAGGGTACTAGCACATGCACAGTGCTGCAAACTGGAAGTGTCACTGCCTCAAATCCATTTTTATATTATTCTGAGCAAAATTGCCGACACCAGCCATGTGCTTGGATCAACAGAGGTGCGGCGAGCACGCCGCTGCATGCTTGTGAAATCTCTCGGCAATGTGGTTCAAGGATCCACTGCACGCTTGTGaaatcctttttttttctgtctACCTAATAATCATGTGTTTTTTAGCATTCCAAGAGCAACTCTAAGAGACTCTATATCCTTCCTAATAGagattttggtaaaaaaaaacCCACTCCAACAATATTTCTAAATAGTTATCCAAATATAGCCATTTTCTATTTCGGTTTTTTGgctagccaaatatagaagacgagaatgaTTCTCTAGAGTACATACAGGATA from Sorghum bicolor cultivar BTx623 chromosome 3, Sorghum_bicolor_NCBIv3, whole genome shotgun sequence encodes the following:
- the LOC8075008 gene encoding delta(8)-fatty-acid desaturase 2, translating into MVAVKKGPATTEDTNKAASERKTTKPDMTRRVTSAEMARHCVEGDVWVAVQGKVYDVTPWLPHHPGGDLPLLSLAGQDVTDAFVAYHPASAWRVLDRYRVATLSDYAVSDVSSDYRRLVAEFAKAGLFDRKGHGCAASLCAMAALLAGAVWLVLATTSVAAHMAAAVMLGFLWMQSGFLGHDSGHYVVMRTGPLNRAVQLVAGNCVAGISIGWWKRNHNAHHIACNSLDHDPDVQHMPLFAVSPRLFASLTSAFYRRAMRFDAAARLLVSYQHWTFYPVMCVARVNLFAQSLLLLLVVSDADARVPGRLMELAGVAVFWVWYPWLVSRLPGGATERAAFVLLSFAVTGIQHVQFCLNHFSAGTYVGRPRGDDWFQKQTRGTLDVACPPWMDWFHGGLQFQVEHHLFPRLPRCHLRRVAPMVRDLCRKHGLPYQRCGFWEANARTLRDAAMQAREVTAAGGGGGSGPKPKNLVWEAVNTHG